From Chloracidobacterium thermophilum B:
TCCTCCAGCTTTGCCACAACTGTCAATGCCACGTACGAATCTGCCTGTCCGGTTGCTTCAGGTGGAATTGCTACTGTGATGCCACATCATTGCGTGTGATTGATTGTGGTGACTGCGATGCGTACCCACTGCTTCATCCCTGAGGTCCCAAAACATGTAAGGAGAAGATAGCCATGTTCCGTTTCACCCTGAAGTCTGCCTGTCTTTCCTTTGCTATCCCTGGTGTGGTTTTGGGTGTCTTCGCGCTGACCCGGCCTGACCTTTGGAGTTCTCATCCGGCCGAGGCATCGGCCTCCACCTTGACCTATGAAGAGTTACATCGGGAGCGGGAAGCTTTTCTGAAGGTAGCCTGCCTGGAAGACATCAGGAAGATCGGTCTGCTGGGCAATACAGCCTCCCTGGATTTCGACACCATCAGGAAAATAAAGCTCGATGGTCGGAACAATCTCTATGTTTCGGGAGCGGTTCTGAGCGGGAATGTCAGTGCGCTTGGTCTGAAAAGGATTTCACAGGGAAGTGGCCAGGTTCAAAACCTCATGGAGGGCCCACTTGCAGAATATATATTGATGGATGCAGATGTCACGAGTCAGGGAGATGTCTATCTGCTTCTTGGCAAGTTCAAGGTTTTTGAGAACTGGATTGCGCATTACACAGCGGATGGGGTGCTGGAATCCATTGTCCCTCTTCATGACTTTCTCGGAGGGTACATTATGGCTGACCAGGATGGAAGTCTGTGGGTCTTTGGGGTAGAGAAGTCACTGGCCAGCAGGTTCGGCATGGCACAGACTGCCGAGATCAGAAACATCGGGCGGGATGGAAAAACCATTGCCACGGTTGTCAAAGACATCCCGACTCACGAGACTCTCGAAGGCCTGTTTGTACGAAACCGGGGCAGAGTCAACTTTGTTTCCAATACCTCTGGAAAGCTTTATGACTTCGACAAGCAAAGGCTTCTGGAAATTTCACCCATGCCTTTTGAAAAGTATCCGGCGGTTGTCAAACTTATCATAACTGATACCGTAAATCTGGAAGACGGCACAACCCGCTGGATTGGTCTTCTTGAAGGCCGAAAGGGAAAAATCTTCAGAGGCTTCGTTGCTGTGACTGATGCCAACGGAAAGGTTATCTTTCAGAAGCCCATGCCAGCCGCCCAACCCTACGTCGTCGCCCTTGATGCGGAGGGAAATCTGGTTATGCGGAACAAGGACCGCCTTGAGCAGTTGGAGAAGTTTGCCTTCAGTGTGAGCCAGTGAGCACCGGGACGAAATTGTGCAGCCGCAGCCGCGGATGCAGCGGCCCAAAGGTAATGACGTTGAGACAGCCGTGGTCCTGTTCGAGTCGGACGAGATACTCATCCGGCAGACCAAGCGCCCAGCCCAGAATGATGCGGTTGACGCCGGAGTGCAGCGCCATCGCAATGGTTGCTCCGGCATGTGCGCTGAGTAACCGCTCGACGGTCGGCAGGACCCGCTGTTTGACTTCCTGAAAACTCTCCCCGTTGGGAAACCGGCAGGTTGCCGGGTTGCTCCGCCACGCGGCAACCGTTGCCGGAAAGCGCTCCGGCAGATCATCCACCAGGCAACCTTCGAGGTCGCCAAAGTTGATTTCACGCAGGGCGTGCACGGCCGTTGGGCGCAGGTCCTGCCCTTCGGTCAGAATGTCCGCTGTCTGGCGCGAACGCTGAAGGTCGCTGCTGTATATCGCCGCCGGTTGCCCATCGCGCAGGTAGGCGCGCAGGTACTCGCGCAGCCGCTCAATCTGCGTCCGGCCCGTATCCGAGAGCGGCAGGTCCGTCCAGCCATGGCAGCGGGGGGCCGGGCCGTCAATTGTTTCCCCGTGCCGAATCAGAAGCAGGGTCGTCACCGGTGTTTCAAGTGACATCGGTCAGGTTGCTTGCGGGCTGCCCTCACGGAGCATCTCAACGTGCGGCAAGCCGTCCTCATCGTAGGGTGCGGAAACCGTCCGGTAGCCAAAAGCCCGGTAAAAACGTTCCAGATACTGCTGGGCCGAAATCCGGTTGCCCCGACCAGGATATAGCGCCTCGTGCAGGGCCAGCGCCTGCTGCATGAGCGCCTTGCCAAACCCCTGTCCACGTCCGGCCGCTGTTGTGATCACCCGCCCAATGGATGGCTCGGCATACTTGACGCCCGGCGCGACAAGCCGACAGTAGGCTACCAGCTCGCGTTCCGTCGCCGTCTGTCGCCAGCCCAGGATGTGGTGCGCCTGGCGGTCAATGCCGTCAATGTCCTGATAGATGCACTGCTGCTCAACGACAAATACCGCGGCCCGCGCCTGAAGCAGGGCGTACAGCTCATCCACCGTCAGTTCCGTAAAGTGCGCCGCCCGCCAGATCAGTGCGGGCGCAGAAGAAGAGGTTTCCGCCGTCATAGGTGGAAAACTAGCTTGTCGGCGGATGGGACGCCAGTATAGTCTCTGGTGAGTAAGTGAATACTAACTTTGTGAGCAAGCATACCTTGGCCGCCATGACCAGCGCCCCACCAACAACTGCCCGCCCGGCAACCACGTCCCGTCGCATGTCGGGTGAAGACCGCCGGCGGCAGATTGTCCGCATCGCCATGCAGCAGTTTTCCGAAAAGGGCTTCAATGGCGTCACAACCAAAGAAATTGCTGCGCGTGCCGGTGTGAGTGAGGCCATCATTTTTCGGCACTTTGCGACCAAGCAGGACCTCTATGCTGCCATTCTCGACCAGAAGATGAAGGACGCCGACGCCCGGAGTTTCTGGGAGCGCATGCGTGAGCTGGCCGCCCGGCGCGATGACCAGAACTTCTTTGAAACCATCATGCGGCACGTCATCGAGCGGCACCGCGCCGATTATTCCTTCCAGCGGTTGCTGTTTTTCAGCGCCCTCGAAGGCCACGAACTTTCCGATATGTTCTTCCGGCTCTATGTGCGCGACATTTTTGACTTCCTCGCCGATTACATTGAAACCCGCATCCGTGAAGGCGCGTTCAGGGAAGTCAATCCCCATGTGGCGGCGCGTTCCCTCTTTGCCATGCCCTTTCTGCAAACGATGTTCGAGCAGCTTCACGGCGACCAGACCGTGACCGGATCGCCCGAAGCGCTCGCACGCGCCTACAGCAGCATTTTC
This genomic window contains:
- a CDS encoding histidine phosphatase family protein produces the protein MSLETPVTTLLLIRHGETIDGPAPRCHGWTDLPLSDTGRTQIERLREYLRAYLRDGQPAAIYSSDLQRSRQTADILTEGQDLRPTAVHALREINFGDLEGCLVDDLPERFPATVAAWRSNPATCRFPNGESFQEVKQRVLPTVERLLSAHAGATIAMALHSGVNRIILGWALGLPDEYLVRLEQDHGCLNVITFGPLHPRLRLHNFVPVLTGSH
- a CDS encoding GNAT family N-acetyltransferase, producing MTAETSSSAPALIWRAAHFTELTVDELYALLQARAAVFVVEQQCIYQDIDGIDRQAHHILGWRQTATERELVAYCRLVAPGVKYAEPSIGRVITTAAGRGQGFGKALMQQALALHEALYPGRGNRISAQQYLERFYRAFGYRTVSAPYDEDGLPHVEMLREGSPQAT
- a CDS encoding TetR/AcrR family transcriptional regulator, yielding MSKHTLAAMTSAPPTTARPATTSRRMSGEDRRRQIVRIAMQQFSEKGFNGVTTKEIAARAGVSEAIIFRHFATKQDLYAAILDQKMKDADARSFWERMRELAARRDDQNFFETIMRHVIERHRADYSFQRLLFFSALEGHELSDMFFRLYVRDIFDFLADYIETRIREGAFREVNPHVAARSLFAMPFLQTMFEQLHGDQTVTGSPEALARAYSSIFFEGIRRPAAGARVHPASETVVPS